The proteins below are encoded in one region of Candidatus Thiodiazotropha sp. LNASS1:
- a CDS encoding ChaN family lipoprotein, whose translation MLYFRLLFFILACAMTGARAHEPPPDPVIDLSAVIDVSSLIEKVADRRVVFVGESHDQYQHHLNQLAIIKGLHAKHSDLGIGLEFFFQPYQDVLDRYIAGEIDEADLIRESEYFDRWRFDYRLYRPIFQYAREHGIPLIALNLESEITRQVGREGIESLPEELKLRLPAEIDRDNEDYHKRLQSVFDAHPHKEGRRFENFLEVQLLWDEGMAQRAAEWMQRNPESHLVILAGVGHLMYGDGIPKRLLRRIDASQATILNVDTATELDQALADYLIVAERRSLPPTGKLGVLLDTTSSPPSIKDFIEGSGAREAGVEKLDRLISIDGQPIKSYTDIRIALMDREVGEKVELEVERERLLLGTIVETMQVTLR comes from the coding sequence GTGCTCTATTTTCGTTTGCTGTTTTTTATCCTGGCCTGTGCAATGACAGGTGCCCGGGCTCATGAACCCCCGCCTGACCCAGTGATCGATCTCTCCGCAGTGATCGATGTTTCGAGCCTGATAGAGAAGGTCGCGGACCGACGTGTGGTCTTTGTCGGCGAGTCCCATGATCAGTATCAACACCATCTGAATCAGTTGGCGATCATCAAGGGGCTGCATGCAAAGCACTCAGACCTGGGAATCGGACTGGAGTTCTTTTTTCAGCCCTACCAGGATGTCCTCGACCGCTATATCGCCGGGGAGATCGATGAAGCCGACCTGATTCGGGAGTCGGAGTACTTCGATCGCTGGCGTTTCGATTATCGACTCTACCGGCCTATTTTCCAATATGCCAGGGAGCATGGCATCCCGTTGATCGCCCTCAATCTGGAGAGTGAGATCACCCGGCAGGTGGGAAGGGAAGGAATCGAGAGTTTACCCGAGGAATTGAAACTGAGATTACCCGCCGAGATAGACAGGGATAACGAGGATTACCACAAACGATTGCAGTCGGTCTTCGATGCGCATCCCCATAAAGAGGGGAGGCGTTTTGAAAACTTCCTTGAGGTTCAGCTGCTGTGGGACGAGGGAATGGCGCAACGGGCGGCGGAGTGGATGCAACGGAATCCCGAATCCCACCTGGTTATTCTGGCGGGGGTTGGTCATCTGATGTATGGCGACGGTATTCCCAAGCGGTTGTTGCGCCGTATCGACGCCAGCCAGGCAACCATTCTTAATGTCGATACAGCCACGGAGTTGGATCAGGCGTTAGCGGACTACTTGATTGTGGCCGAGAGACGCTCCCTGCCGCCTACCGGAAAGCTCGGTGTTCTGCTCGATACCACAAGTTCACCCCCCAGTATTAAGGATTTTATCGAGGGCAGTGGTGCCAGGGAAGCGGGTGTGGAGAAATTGGATCGGTTAATATCCATCGATGGACAGCCGATCAAGAGCTATACCGATATCCGTATCGCCCTGATGGATAGAGAGGTTGGGGAAAAGGTCGAGTTGGAAGTGGAGAGAGAGCGGCTGCTTCTTGGTACCATTGTGGAGACCATGCAGGTTACCCTGCGTTGA
- a CDS encoding M1 family metallopeptidase has protein sequence MRLMTNKSTIRYILLWLTLFCKPAIAAATIHHQLQVSLTPNSQQLQVTDRISLASPQDGGVTQPTLAHQGRLRFLLHRGLSPRSMTAEVALKEIGPISDSAPLIAYQLSMPEDQRHFTLEYGGKIAHRLTTQRESPGRASERLRGTISEQGVYLDAATGWYPYFADTLHTFELQVDLPPSWLAVSQGKGPEIGGEGQRRLIRWHENSPQDDIYLVAAPYRLYRKSSDGIEAQVYLRQRDPEIAERYMQATARYLRLYQSLIGPYPYAKFALVENFWESGYGMPSFTLLGPRVLRLPFILHTSYPHEILHNWWGNSVYIEYQSGNWAEGLTSYLADHLLAEQRGRGANHRRTALKRYSDFVRNENDFPLTAFKARHTTASQAVGYDKSLMLFHMLRRHLGDQAFIEGLQIFFRENRFKTAGYTDLKQAFEEAVGHSLDTFFQQWTGRSGAPRLAVSDLAVERVADGFRIHGTLQQTQASAPFPLEIPMLTGLTDGSVLQTKLSTHERETPFVIELTGEPQQLKIDPWFDLFRQLDPAETPATLSRLFGSERVLIILPASADKRMLQAYRALAQQWSDGYDEADIRLDSELQQLPRDRPVWLLGRENLFHHEFVKQLSNLPFSLNSENIKLADTEYSTGNHSFVLSRRNPGNGQTLAWVAGNSDTAVMRLARKLPHYGKYSYLVFKGDQAQIAFKGEWPITQSPLHFNFAKDGRIVEMDEPGPLISMPE, from the coding sequence ATGCGCCTTATGACCAATAAATCCACGATCCGTTACATCCTGCTGTGGCTGACGCTATTTTGCAAACCGGCTATCGCCGCCGCAACGATTCACCATCAGCTGCAGGTTTCCCTCACCCCGAACAGCCAGCAGCTGCAGGTGACAGATCGAATCTCTCTCGCCTCCCCGCAGGATGGTGGCGTTACGCAGCCTACCCTAGCCCATCAGGGCCGATTGAGATTCCTGCTTCATCGCGGTCTCAGCCCACGCAGCATGACGGCGGAAGTGGCCCTGAAAGAGATCGGACCGATCTCTGATAGCGCTCCTTTGATCGCATACCAGCTCAGCATGCCTGAAGATCAACGCCATTTCACCCTGGAGTATGGCGGGAAGATCGCACACCGGCTGACCACACAGAGAGAGAGCCCGGGACGGGCCAGCGAACGCCTGCGCGGCACCATATCGGAACAGGGTGTCTATCTGGATGCGGCTACCGGCTGGTACCCCTACTTTGCCGATACACTTCATACCTTCGAGCTACAGGTGGATCTCCCCCCATCCTGGCTGGCAGTGAGCCAGGGCAAGGGACCCGAGATAGGCGGAGAGGGGCAGAGACGCTTGATCCGCTGGCATGAAAACTCTCCCCAGGATGATATCTATCTGGTCGCCGCACCCTACCGGCTCTACCGCAAATCCTCGGACGGTATCGAAGCACAGGTCTATCTGCGCCAGCGGGATCCGGAGATTGCGGAGCGCTACATGCAGGCCACTGCGCGTTATCTGCGTCTCTATCAATCCCTGATCGGTCCCTATCCCTACGCCAAGTTCGCGCTGGTGGAGAACTTCTGGGAGAGCGGATACGGGATGCCCTCCTTCACCCTGTTGGGACCGCGCGTACTGCGCCTCCCCTTTATCCTGCACACCTCCTATCCCCATGAGATCCTTCACAACTGGTGGGGAAACAGCGTCTACATCGAATACCAAAGTGGTAACTGGGCAGAGGGATTGACCAGCTATCTGGCCGACCATCTGCTGGCCGAACAGCGGGGACGGGGTGCCAACCATCGGCGAACGGCACTGAAACGCTATAGCGATTTCGTGCGTAACGAGAATGACTTTCCGCTGACGGCGTTCAAGGCCCGCCATACAACCGCCAGTCAGGCGGTAGGCTATGACAAGAGCCTGATGTTGTTTCATATGCTGCGACGCCATCTTGGCGATCAGGCCTTCATCGAGGGTCTGCAGATCTTCTTCCGGGAGAACCGTTTTAAAACTGCCGGCTATACCGATCTGAAACAGGCCTTCGAAGAGGCCGTCGGGCACTCTCTGGATACTTTTTTCCAACAATGGACCGGGAGAAGCGGCGCCCCCCGGCTTGCGGTCAGTGATCTCGCTGTGGAGCGGGTGGCGGATGGTTTCCGCATCCACGGTACTTTGCAGCAGACCCAAGCCTCCGCCCCGTTTCCCCTGGAGATTCCCATGCTCACAGGCCTAACGGATGGAAGTGTTTTACAGACCAAGCTCTCCACCCATGAACGGGAGACTCCCTTCGTAATCGAACTGACTGGTGAACCGCAACAGCTAAAGATCGATCCCTGGTTCGACCTTTTCAGACAACTCGATCCCGCGGAAACCCCGGCGACCCTGAGTCGTCTGTTTGGCAGCGAACGGGTATTGATCATACTCCCGGCCAGTGCGGACAAGCGGATGCTGCAGGCCTATCGAGCATTGGCCCAACAGTGGAGCGACGGCTATGATGAGGCGGATATACGTCTCGACAGTGAGCTGCAGCAGCTGCCTCGGGATCGTCCCGTTTGGCTGCTCGGTCGGGAAAACCTGTTTCACCATGAGTTTGTAAAACAGCTCTCCAACCTGCCCTTTTCCCTGAATTCTGAGAATATCAAACTTGCTGATACCGAATATTCTACCGGCAATCACAGTTTTGTCCTTAGCCGGCGCAATCCGGGGAACGGCCAGACCCTGGCGTGGGTCGCCGGCAACTCTGACACGGCGGTCATGCGACTGGCGAGAAAACTGCCTCACTATGGAAAGTACAGCTATCTCGTATTCAAAGGAGATCAGGCACAGATAGCGTTCAAGGGGGAGTGGCCCATCACCCAATCACCGCTGCACTTCAACTTTGCCAAGGATGGGAGGATAGTCGAAATGGATGAACCCGGACCGCTTATTTCAATGCCGGAATGA
- a CDS encoding glycosyltransferase family 2 protein, translating into MSLTHTENIVAVTVTYNVGGEFDNALRSYLDQVSQVIIVDNSSDADARELLQAIVRSAGDRVTLIQNGQNLGLGMAQNIGIRTALDAGATWLLMMDDDSHAAPDMVSTLLQTAQRQAPEVAILAPRYDEQGVSREARYVTAPRGAYGSPRFTIQDFSNKSILQHLYIAISSGSLIRASLFREIGLIRESFDIDYLDVDFCLRALRGGYRIVAVADAVLYHQLGAQSEHRFLGRRFLAWNHSATRRYTIYRNRTRIWRENLFAFPGFVLYDFLASLHDLFRILLFEESKMSKLWAATKGMGVGLLGGGLCYED; encoded by the coding sequence ATGTCTTTAACCCATACCGAAAATATTGTTGCCGTCACTGTCACCTACAATGTCGGCGGCGAATTTGATAACGCCCTGCGGAGCTATCTGGATCAGGTATCGCAGGTCATCATTGTCGATAACAGCAGCGATGCAGACGCCAGGGAATTGTTGCAGGCCATTGTCAGGTCGGCAGGCGATCGGGTGACACTGATACAAAACGGTCAAAACCTTGGGCTTGGCATGGCGCAGAATATCGGAATCCGTACCGCCCTGGATGCGGGTGCGACCTGGTTGCTGATGATGGATGATGACAGCCATGCTGCACCCGACATGGTATCGACCTTATTGCAGACGGCACAGCGACAAGCGCCGGAAGTCGCAATTCTGGCGCCACGATATGATGAGCAGGGGGTCTCCAGGGAAGCACGCTATGTCACCGCACCACGGGGCGCCTACGGTAGTCCCCGCTTTACCATTCAGGATTTCTCGAACAAATCGATACTCCAACATCTGTATATTGCGATCAGCTCCGGTAGTCTGATCAGGGCATCACTGTTTCGTGAGATAGGCCTTATCCGTGAATCCTTCGACATCGATTATCTCGATGTGGATTTCTGCCTGCGCGCCCTGCGTGGTGGTTACCGGATCGTGGCGGTGGCCGATGCGGTGCTCTACCATCAATTGGGGGCACAGTCGGAACACCGCTTCCTGGGCCGGCGCTTCCTGGCGTGGAATCACTCCGCCACCCGTCGTTATACCATCTATCGCAACCGCACCCGCATCTGGCGCGAAAACCTGTTCGCCTTTCCCGGCTTTGTCCTCTACGATTTTCTCGCCAGTCTGCATGACCTGTTTCGTATCCTGCTGTTCGAAGAGTCGAAGATGAGCAAGCTTTGGGCTGCGACGAAAGGGATGGGTGTAGGCTTATTGGGCGGCGGACTCTGCTACGAAGATTAG